TTCGACAAATCGGGCAGGTCAATTCCTCCATAGTAATCTCCATGTCAAACACCATGCACGATGCTGAACAATCATTTTTTTCTATTTTTTTGGTTTTTGCGTCAACGCAGAGCCTGCTGCTGTTTTTGCTTTTTTACTAGACTCACTACTATGTAGCGTTTTGGATGCAGCTGTAGCAGCCACAGGTGATGTAACTTTTTCTGGAGCTTTTCTTTGGGAGAGCGCAGAGCCCGCAGCAGATTTGGCCGTCTTGCTTGAGCTTTCACTTCTGAGGACTGTGGATGCAGCTGATGCAGCTCGCTTGCTTGTTACCTCGGACTTTTTCATTGTTTTTTCTCCTCAATTGGCGGTTTGATCTTTTTCCCAATTTCAACAGGTGATGTGTCATTCAAAACTAAAAAAGCCATTACGATTAGAAATGCTGCAAAAAGTAACGCACTGCAGAAGCCACCCGCAAGATTAACACCAAATTGCGGCCAAAAACTCCCCAATTTCTTGATTTCGCTTATTACAACGCTTTCTTCTATTTCCTTGCGAATATCTCCATTTGCCACTTCAAGCACTTCAGCAGAAAAGGTTTGTAAGGCGTTTTCTGCAGTGCCTTTGGCTCTCAGCAATACACTGTCGGGTTGTTGCTCGTACCAACTCTTGATTTCGGTGTCATCGGGCATTCTTCCGTTTTGGCTTTCATAATGCTTCATCCACTCAATACGCTGCTCTTCAACAACAGCAAATGCCACTAACCCGTATAACCAGTTTTCTTTGGAATCCTCAACAAGCTCTCGGTAAACATCGGCAGATCCGGTATACTTAGGCATAGTTGCGCTCCTCAGTTCAGTTGTGACAATTAAGAAATAACAGTTCCCGCTTGTTGCCCCACATCAAACGCCTCCCGCAGCACCGTCTGCATCAGCAACTGCGCCTGCTCCTTCCGTTCGGCAACCTGCTTTTCCAGTTCATCAATGGTTGCCATGAGACTATCCACGCGGGCAACGATGGCTTGTTGTTCGGCGAGAGGGGGAAGAGGGAAAAAATAATCCCTCAGTTTTGTGGCATTAATATTTGATTGACCCAATGCATCTGTCTTGTTCGCATCGCACCACTCACGATGAAACTTTGAGTTGAGGACCCCGTTTGAGTAGGTTGCACTGATGCCGCCTAACATCGTTACCCGCACCAAATAGCCAGCGAAAATGGCCTCGTACATACCGTCAAAGAGTCCTGTCTTACCAACAAGCTCTCTGCTGTTCGTACGATTGAAAAGAAGGTCGCCATTTGTAACGCGATATTTCCTAATTTCACCTGTATCGTTAGTGTAGACAAGGTTGCTCCAGTCTATTTTCCCACATTGAATGTTGCCCATGCGAAGAACTGGAACTTTCCCTTCCTTGAGAGACTTCACACTCGAACCGTACTGGAAGCCGTCTGCCACTTCTCCCAGCCGGCACCACCCCCAACCCTCCGGTAGGTCGAACGGTTTATCTTCGTCGGTAATTGGTGGCAAGGGCTTTTCTTTCCGGATTTTACCTTCCTTCACCAGCCGCTCTTTTTCTGCCTTGATCTGTGCCAGCAACGCTGCCGCGTCATACTGCGGATCGCCCTTTGCCACCGGATGTTGCTTGCGCCATGCCGTTGTCAGTTCCCCTGCGACAGCCTCTTGCAGCAGAGCCTGGCGGAGTTGTTTGAGCAGCACTCCTTGATGGTTCGTTTCCGTCAGCAATTCCTGATGCTCATCCTCAATCCGGAATATCAGGTCTATCAGACTCTGCTGTTCATCCAGCGGTGGCACGGGGATCTTAACCGATGCAATCTCTTTCATCGACAGACTGACATTGGCTGCTCCCTTCATCAACGGCACCAGAACGGTATCCTTGAAATGGGAAAGATACAGATGCAGAAAGCGAGCTGTCAGAACAGACGGGTCTTTGGGAATGACGGCAGCCAGAATGGTGCCGAGAGCAAACTTGCCTGACTGATAGTGGACATAATTCAGCGTCTTTTTACCATGACCGGTTGATGACACCAGTGGAATGCAAACCGCATCGGTATCAAACTGCCAGGTGGTGCATGATCTGCGATCTGCGCCAGTGGCAACCAGTGGGTATTCCCCTGGAGGAGCGCTTGCCAGGCCGGTTTCCCCTTTGATGATCTCACACAGATCACCTATTCTGGCTCGTTTCCAGTTAGACACAGGCCAATTCCTTCCGCAACGTCTGCAAAAGGCTATCACTCTTCTGAAACGACTGGTGCAGCAGCTCCAACAGTTCCGCGCTGGTGTGGGCGTGGCCGGTGTCCTTAATGTGCGGGTTCTTTGTATCCAGGTTATAGCTGTTGGCAGTCAGGGTATCGATAGAAACGCGCCAGGCTTGATCGCTCTCCTGCCGGTTGTTCCACCATTCCTTTAGGCGGTTGAACTCAGCGCTCTGGATCGGCTTGGTCTTGGAATAGGACTTGACCCCTTCAGGTAATTGATGCTCCCAGTACCAGATTTCCTTGGTCGGCTCCCCCTTGGTAAAAAAGAGCAAGTTGGTGGCAACACTGGCGTAGGGCTGAAAGACCGAGTTGGGCAGCCGCACAATCGTATGCAGGTTACAGCCTTCCAGCCAGTGCTGGCGGATACGCTGCTTGACGCCGTCGCCGGTCAGAGAGCCGTCCGGAAGGACAATAGCGGCCCGACCACCATCCTTGAGATAGCGGATCATCAGGAGCAGAAACAGATCGGCGCTTTCAGTGGTGCGGTAGTTCAGGGGGAAATTTGTTTCAACGCCGTCGGTAACTGATGCTCCGAAAGGTGGATTGGCCAGGATCACATCCACCCGATCCTTGGCGCCGATGCTGGTGTATTCCCGGTTGAGGCTGTCGGTGTAATCCACATTCGGCACTTCGATATCATGCAGGATCATATTGGTGACGCTGAGCATGAATGGAAGCGGCTTAAACTCCATACCGTGGATAGTTGACTGCAAGGTTTGCAGATCTTCTACGTTCTTAACATCCTGGCGACGGATGTTTTCAATTGCGCAGGTGAGGAAGCCGCCGGTGCCGCAGGCTGGGTCGAGCACCTTTTCGCCCAGGCGTGGGTTGATGATGGCGGTCATGAACTCGGTCAGGGCACGGGGGGTGTAGAACTCGCCATAGTTGCCGGCGCTTTGCAGGTCACGCAGGATTGTTTCGTAAATGTCGCCGAAAATATGGCGGTCATCGGAGGAGTTGAAATCGATCTGGTTCAGCTCATTCAGCACCTGGCGGATGACGGTGCCGTTCTTCATGTAGTTGTTGGTGCCTTCGAATATCTCGCGGATGATCAGGGCGCGTTTGTTGCCAGTGGAGATGTCCAGGTTTTTCAGTGCGGGAAACAGCTTCAGGTCGATGAACTCTTTAAGCTCGTCACCAGTCATCCCCTCGGCATCGGCAGCCCAGGCCCGCCACTGCACCGCCGAAGGGATGGGTGAGGCGTAGGCCTCTTGAAGTATCTCCAGCTCCTTGTCCTTGTCGTCCAGTATCTTCAGGGTAATCATCCAGCCAAGCTGTTCGATGCGTTGGGCATCACCGGAGACGCCTTGATCCTTGCGCATGGTGTTCTGCAGCCGTTTGATGATGGTGCCGATATTTTTCATGAATTACGCCATCCTGTAAATTTCAGTTTCCAGCTCTCTCACTGCCGCCTGATAGGCTTCCTTGCCGCCGAAGAGATGGACGATCTCAGCCGGGGTGCCGATTGCCTTGAACGGGTCAATGGTCAGCACCTTCATCTCTTCGATGTTCTCGATACCGTCTTTGGCGTATTTTTCCAGTAGCGCCTGCAAGACTTGACGGGCATTGTCACCATACCGCGTGAAGTAATCACGTTTTGTTACCTGCTCGGCTCTTTCTCTTCTGGTAAGTGCTGGCCGATCCCAGGCGATGTGGCAGATCAGGTCGAACAGGTCCAGCTCCTTCTTTGTCTCATCCAGCAGATTTTCCAGAATAATGTCATGCTCAGCCAGCTGGTCGATCACCGCTTTCTTCTTTTCGGCACTGTTCCAGCGGGACAGGAAGTCATCGAGCGTGCGGAACTCATTCAGTAGGCCGGTGCGGGTGAACTCCTTCAGGCTGCCGGTGGTGAGCTTGCCGTTGGCCCCCAGATACTGCACCCGCTCATTGAGGATCGAGACATCGACACCAGCCACATAGATCTTTGGTAGGGGCTCGGCCACAATGCCGCCGCCATCGATGATCTCCGGGCGGTCATAGGTCACTTCCGGTTTGTCATCACCAAAGGGGATTTCGTCCCCGGTTTCTTCATCCACGACCGGCTCGTCTTCGGGATGGATATCGGCTTCGGTCAGTTCATCATCTGCCAGCAGTTGCTTCACCATGACCGGGTCGCCGTCAAAATCCGGATCGGCAAACAGGTCGGTCACGTTGCGGAAATCCATGATGGTGAAGTAGCGCTTGCCGAACTCCTCGTTGATGCGCGTACCACGTCCAATGATCTGCTTGAACTCAGTCGGGGAATTGATATTGGAATCAAGCACAATCAATTTGCAGGTCTGGGCATCGACGCCGGTGGTCATCAGTTTGGAGGTCACAGCAATGACCGGGTAGCGCTCTTCGGGGTTGATGAAATTATCCAGCTCCCGCTTGCCGTCATCGTCATCGCCGGTGATCTTCATGACATACTTATGATTCTTCAGTACCTCTTCAGGATTGGCGTTGGCCAGAGCTTGGCGCATACGAGTGGCGTGTTCGATATCGACACAGAAAACAATGGTTTTGTCGAAGGGGTCGGTCTTTTTGAGAAACTCCGTCACCTTGCGGGCAATAGTCCTGGTACGTTCATCAATGACTAGGTTACGGTCGAAATCCTTGGTGTTGTAGAGCCGGTCGTCCACCGGATTGCCGTCGGCATCCAGTTGACCTTCTTCCGGCCGCCACCCTTCCAGGTCGATGTTAAGGCCGACACGGAGCACTTTGTAAGGAGCGAGAAAACCATCGGCAATCCCTTGCCGGAGGGAGTAGGTGTAGAGCGGTTCGCCGAAGTATTCAATATTGGAGACGGTCTTGGTTTCCTTCGGTGTGGCGGTGAGACCGATATGAGTGGCGCTTTTGAAGTAGTCCAGAATCTCCCGCCAGGCGCTGTCAGCGGATGCGCTGCCACGGTGGCATTCATCCACCACGATCAGGTCAAAGAAATCCGGGCTGAACTCCCGGTAGGCGTCTGAATCCTCGTCGTAATTGGTCAACCCCTGATAAAGGGCAAGATAAATCTCAAAGGCCTTGTCGATCTTCTTCTTGCGGATGACCGTCATTCGGTCCTTGAAATGCTTGAAGTCGCCCCGTTTGGTCTGGTCGATCAAGGCATTACGGTCGGCCAGGAACAGGATGCGTTTCTTGGTGCCACTCTTCCAGAGACGGTGGATGATCTGAAAGGCGGTGTAGGTCTTGCCGGTGCCGGTGGCCATGACCAGTAGAATCCGGTCTTGCCCTTTAGCAATTGCTTCGACGGAGCGGTTAATGGCTATCTGCTGGTAGTAGCGGGGCGCCCGGCCGGAACCATCATAGAAGTAGTCAAAAGAGGCAATCTGTTCCTGATGCGGGGTATCAATCCCTTTGTATGTTTTGTAGCGTTGCCAGAGTTCTTCAGGAGAGGGGAAATCATCAAGGTGGAGCGTGCGCTCTACACTGCCGGATGAACCAGTGCGGTCATGTTCCACGAACCCGTCACCGTTGGAACTGAATGCTACCGGGATATCAAGGGTTGCAGCATAGCCAAGAGCCTGCTGCATGCCGTCGCCCACGTTATGGCTGTTGTCCTTGGCCTCTATGACGGCAATGGGGATATTCGGCTTGTAGTAGAGGATAAAGTCAGCCCGCTTGCGGCTACCACGAGCAGAGCTAGTGCCGCGCACGTAGATGCGACCATCGGTGAAAGAAACCTCCTCTCGTACCTGACGCTCGATATCCCACCCGGCCTTTTTCAGGGCAGGCACAATGTACTGGGTGCAGATATCGCGTTCTGAAAGATTTTTCTTAGAGGTCATGATCACTCACGATGTTCATGTCTGATTGGGTATCATTCCATATACCACAGCTATGCGACAGAATATGTCATTTGCGCTAGAGACCCGGCTATTTCAAATATCCGGATCAATCGTAGCATTCACATATACCTGCCACCGGCGATCCTTCTTGGCTCCCTTAGTACTTATCCTTGGTGTTAAAGCTGTCGGGATTGGCCGTTTCGAACGGACATAGTCGGCAAGAGGTGCTGCCAACTCTTTTTTACCAACCAATTCCAGTAAATAGCCAAGCCTCTGTGCATACGACACCGGAGAAAGCTCGGCTACTTCGGCAAGGCGCTGAGGATTCACACTTTCAGCCAACTCGCTCAAGATGGTCACAACATTATCCAGGCCGGCGCAGTGGCTGACGTAGCCGACCACATCAAGGGCAGTTGCCTCGGGTGTTGATACTTTTATGGTGCCGGCAGTGGTGTTCCGTAATTCTGTGGGGATTGCTGCTGCGTTCTTCCGATAAATAAACTGAACCCTGATATTGCCACAAGTTATCGGCCTGCGGACCTTTGCCACCATAACTTGAAAGACCTGCGGTCGCTGATGTGCAGCCCCATGATACTCCGCAGCACTTAGGAGCCCGGCATAATATACCTCTCCCAAATGCGCCATGAGGTGCGGGATGAACTGGGCTGCTGGCACGCACCCCATGATTCGGTGCATCGGGAGAAGAATGACGTAGAAGCCGCGGTACGGCATTGCGATCTCGCCTTTTTTCTGCAAGCGATGCAACGCCGATTTGACCGCAATCTCTGATGACCCCGCCAGTTGAAAAAACTCCTGGTAGGTGAAACATGAACGGCCTTGCGCGGCTAAACTGTCGACCAGATCAAGGTACATACGCCGATCTCTAACCTGTTTGAATTTGGCGCATAAAATAGCACGCGCTGCCCATATTTGCAAATAATCAATGTGAATTGATGTTCATCGAGTATTTGACTGACTTTGGGAAAAATCCTACATTTAAAGCAAGTTATATTCTGTATTGATGGGGGCTGTTATGGACAAAACAAAAGACACCCGAGTCAGCCGGGAACAGTTGTATGAAGAAGTTTGGGCGGAGCCGATGACTACTGTCGCGCTGAAGTACAAGGTCTCCTCAAGTTTCCTTGCACGTATCTGCACTCGCTTGAAAGTCCCTCGGCCACAAAGGGGCTACTGGGCCATGTATGCGACCGGCAAACGCCCCAATAAACCGCCATTGCCAGCTGCCAGTCCGGGGGACGAACTGGAATGGGCACGAGATGGTGAGGCAAGGCGGGAGCCGTTAAAGTTACAAGCTCACCCATTGAAGTTTAAGCGCCGCAAACGTAGTGAGCTTCCAGCACTCCATCCGCTGCTTGCAGGCTTTCAGGATCGCCTGAATGAAGGGCGCGATTCTATCTTCAATCCATTCATCAGGCCCATTAAAAGGCTCCTTCCGGATATAATCACATCCAAGAAAACAGCACAGCGTATCATTGATGTGGCAAACGAACTCTATCTGGACCTTGAGGCACACGGGCATCAGGTAAAATTTTCTCCGCATGGTCGGTGCTTATGGCGGCGCATGGTCGATGAACGAGAAAAGGTGAGAGGTGGCAACCACAATTCCTACCTGTGGTCACCGTCGAGGCCTACCCTCTTGTTCATCGGTAGTGTAGCCATAGGACTCACCGTCTACGAGATGACCGAGTACGTGGAGGTTCGACACATTGACGGGGAGTACATTAAGATTACGGATCTTACCCCGCAGCAGCTAAAGAAAGCGGCAAGGTCATACTCATGGACGTCAACACAGGACATGCCGAGTGGCAGGCTATGCATTCAGGCGTCATCACCATATCCAGGGACGCAATGGGCAAAACAATGGCAAGAAAAAAAAGCTGGTGATTTCCCAGACAAACTTCCCGGAATTATAAGAGAACTTGAAATTGCATCAGCTACGATTGCTAAACAGGTTGAAGAGGCGGAGCACAAGGCGGAAATCCAGAGAAAACAGTATGAGCAGCAATGCGAGATAGAACGTCAGCGGCGGGAAGAGGAGAGGCGCAGACAGGCCCTGGAAGAAGCTGAGCGTCGACGGGTCAAGGCGATCAAGGATAGTCGCGATGAGCTATCCGACATCATCAAGGCCTGGGCCAAGGCAAAGAGGATTGTTGAGTTCTTTGCCGACGTCGAGCACAGGACCGCCGATCTGGAGGATGTAGAGAAGGCTGCTGTATTGGATCGACTGACACTGGCCCGCAAGATGGTTGATACTACGGATGCCCTGAAATGGCTTGCGGCATGGAAGACGCCAGAGGAAAGAAATCAGGGGCCTATCAGTATGACACCTAGCATTACTGATTGATCATCAATTCAACGCTGAAAGCTGCTGCTGTTCCGAAATATCGGTTACTGTAAATATGTACCGTGATTTTGCAACATTGCTATTATTGATCTCCGGCATTCAGTACAGTCAACCATGATAGCTGAATAAAGGCTGCCGTGGTGTTGACCTTTCGTCAGAGTTCAATGACCAGTTGTCTGTCGAACTGTGGATTAACCTCCACATCCTTGTACCCATAGGGGTTTACCACCACCCGGGTTCTGCCGAGGGTGTAGTCGAATGAGTTGTGGGTGTGGCCGTGAACCCAGAGATCCGGGCCATGATCGATGATCTCGTTGGAAATGTCGGTCATGAAGGCGCAGTTGAGGCTGTCACCCCGGAACCGCTCATGGATGGACAAGGGAGAGATACCATGGTGTGTCACCACGACGCTCTTCCTGTCGCCGACATTTTCCAGAGTCTCGAATATATAGCGTTTCGACTCCTGGAACAGATCGACCGTCTCTTCCGGCATGAGCCGCGTCCCGTCAGGCTTTTTGATCACGATAAAGTCGTTCATGTTCTTCCGGGCGTTCTGCATCTTGAAGAAATCCTTCTCCATGAAATCCGTCCAGAGGGTTGCCCCGACAAATAGGACACCGTTGATCTCTACCGATTCATTTTCAAGAAAGTGAACGTTCTTTGGAAACGACAGCATGGCTTTCAGTTCCTGGATGCGCCCGAAGAAGTCGTTGTGATAGAAAAAGTGATTCCCCTCCACATAGATGACTGCCAGAAAACGCTTGGCGAGGAGGCTGATAACCTTGAGCCAGGTCTCCTGACGGTGAGCCAGGCCGATATCGCCGGCAACCAGGGCAATCGTTTCCTTATCAGTCGGCAGCGGTGGGATTACCATCTCCAGAATGCGGGGAATCTCGTTGGGCTGCCAGAATTCGGTGTGGATGTCGGAAAACGGGCGGACAAGCATTTTTATCTCCTGATGCAGACACAATTGCCAAAGAGGCATAGAAAACAACCATACATTGGTAGAGATTCTGGAATATACCTGAAAATGGTGGCATTTTGGGCACCTTTTTTGGGTACTAAAAAGCCACCAAAGCAACAATGCCGCATTGAAGGCACCATTTTTGGACCCAACAATGTGGCATTGACGGAAGATGGCAAATAGTTCCCCATTTTTGGTACCAAATTGGTATCCAAAACAGCCACCATAATATTATCCTATTTGGCATCCCAAACAGGTTCCATTCTGGGATGCCAAATATTCCCCTACCACCAGTAGTACCAGCGCCAGTACCACCATGGGGCATAGCAGGGCCGGTAGTCCGTGCTGGAGAAGGCGTACTTGAGCAATGTCCAGAATGGTTTCCCCTTCACATAGCCATGGTACAGCCGCACCTGCACCCGGTCCATCAGGATGTACGGCAGCGAGATACAGGCGATGCCGATGGCCCAGTACCAGAATGTCCCGAGGAAACAGAGTCCGACCAGCAGACCGGCAACCGCGCTGGTGAGAAGGGTAACGAATATGGCGACCAGCACTGCCGGGAATTTTGCCCGTTTCGGCTGCCGCTCCTTCAACCATTGCTGGGCGTCATAGTATTTGATCATGGGTAAACCTCCCTGTGCGGATCAGACAGTCATATCCGCACATGTGCCGGTTTGCACAGGCAACCGAGCCTCGTCCCCTTGTTAAGGAAACCGAAAATCCTTGCCCGTAGCAGCTTCAATTCTTCGGAAGTGATTTTGACGTCATTGGCGACATGCCAGTCCGGGATCATCTGTAGCTCCAGGATAACAAGGCCGGCTCCTGTCAGAGCCTTCTTCTTACGGGGTCCAGTTTTATGCGTGTCGGTTACCTCAATACCAATAACACCAGATGTTTCGTAATAGAGATCTGAGTCAGGAGACAAATGCAGCTGACAATCCACCGAGTAGTTGAGCCCGGATCGATCATCATGAATGGACCACTCATCGGAAGTTTCGTCAATCTTGAGCAAGAACTCTTTCCCGAACACCCTGATTCGCCATGTCCACAACTTGCACACGTATTCCTGGACCAGTTCGTGAGCTATTCCCTTGGAGCCCTTGCCATGACCATCCCCGGAGCCACCGAGATAGGCAAAGCTGGATGATTTCGCTCCGCGGTCTACCGGCACCATAGGTCTCAGCTTGATAAGGTCGTAGAAATGTTTTCCTTCCCACTCTTCCGGATACTGGCGCCGCAGACGCAGGGCTTCGTGTACGGTGATGATCGGGCTGGAAAAATCGGCTTTCTTGTACGCTAACAATTTCATACATGACCCTCCATTAACTGGTAGGTTGGCGTCAACAGGTTGATTGCCTTACCGATGGCGATATCCAGCATGATGACCTCCTGGCCGCTGAGATAGATATTGTTTGCAGTCTTTCCGTTCTCGATCAGGCTGATTTCGAGTGAGTGAATACTGTTTTTCTGACGGGCAACCAGGTAGAGCGACTGCTGCTGCACGCCATAGTCATGTTTGAGTGCCGTCGCCAGCTCAATCTTGCTACTAGCCTTGCTGCTCCGTTTCCAGTAGGCCTGCATGAAATAGTTCAGTGTCGATTTCACCGTGGCCAGTTCGGTGAGGTCGTTGTCGACGACAAAACCCCAGAAGTCGGCCTTGACCAATGTATTTCTGTTGAAGCGGGTTTTGTAATGGCCGCCCTTGTCCCGGAAGTCATACCGTTCCATCTCGACCGTGGCGGTGATGGAAATACCCTTCAAATTGAACTCGATCATCCTACTTCCACCTCTTTCCAGAGTTTGCTCAGATACGTTGCCGACACTTTCAGCTTCCGCTTGCTCTGCAGATAGCCGGCGATGACCCGAAAACCCATACCATCAGCCTGCAACTCCTTGACTTCGCCCCAGTAGGCCAGTATCTGACGTCGCAGGAGCGGCTTCCTCCCCCTGCTGATCAGGATGGCGGCACTGGCCTTGCGCAGATGGGAGAAATCGTCGTACTGCTCTTTATCTGCCACCCGGTACCCTTTACCCTTCACGGTGTCCCAACCCCCCTTGCGGGCGGCCATGACAAAGGCGCAGTACTTGGTGATCCGGCCAGACAGGTCTGGGCGCTCACCTTTGAGCTGGAACGATTTCTTCACGCCCTCCTGGAAAATCTCGATGATATTTTCCTCCGGGAGCGACGCCAGCCAGGAAAAAAGCTTTTTTCTCTCGGATTCAGTCAGGCCGGTTATCAGGTTGAGCTGCTCGGTCATATCATCCTCTCGTGTAGGTCAGGGTCTCCCGCAGCCGGAAGTGGGATGTTTCAAGGGAGGTTTGCTGCAGGGCCTCTTCGTGTGTCAGGCCTTGATTGATGCATTCCAGGTAACGTTCCTGGGCGAAGTTGTGCTTGAGGCCGTGGCTGCCGCGGCCCGGCGAATACTGGCCGGTCTCCCTTGCCGCCAGGTTGATTGCCGCCACATATTCGGAGTAGTCACTTTCCAGCCTGCAGAATTCTTTCAAGTATTGCTCCAGGCGCCGATAGGTTGCGATGGAAACGTAATGGTCGGTTTCTTTCCCCCCCTTCTCCACGGTAGCAACAATACCAATCGGCTTGCGGGTGACCGGATCAGGGATGATGCCGCGCAGGCCAGTTGCCGTCAGGGGATTCTTTAATCTGCGGTTACTCGGTGCGCCGACCCCTTCGGTACGAAGGCCCCCTTCATACTGCAGCGACGCCTGGAGCTGGAATGTCTTGCTCCTGATGGTCGCTATGAGCAGTACCGGGTCTGGATATGCCCGGTTATCGAATACCTTGCTCGA
Above is a window of Trichlorobacter lovleyi SZ DNA encoding:
- a CDS encoding restriction endonuclease subunit S, yielding MSNWKRARIGDLCEIIKGETGLASAPPGEYPLVATGADRRSCTTWQFDTDAVCIPLVSSTGHGKKTLNYVHYQSGKFALGTILAAVIPKDPSVLTARFLHLYLSHFKDTVLVPLMKGAANVSLSMKEIASVKIPVPPLDEQQSLIDLIFRIEDEHQELLTETNHQGVLLKQLRQALLQEAVAGELTTAWRKQHPVAKGDPQYDAAALLAQIKAEKERLVKEGKIRKEKPLPPITDEDKPFDLPEGWGWCRLGEVADGFQYGSSVKSLKEGKVPVLRMGNIQCGKIDWSNLVYTNDTGEIRKYRVTNGDLLFNRTNSRELVGKTGLFDGMYEAIFAGYLVRVTMLGGISATYSNGVLNSKFHREWCDANKTDALGQSNINATKLRDYFFPLPPLAEQQAIVARVDSLMATIDELEKQVAERKEQAQLLMQTVLREAFDVGQQAGTVIS
- a CDS encoding class I SAM-dependent DNA methyltransferase; this encodes MKNIGTIIKRLQNTMRKDQGVSGDAQRIEQLGWMITLKILDDKDKELEILQEAYASPIPSAVQWRAWAADAEGMTGDELKEFIDLKLFPALKNLDISTGNKRALIIREIFEGTNNYMKNGTVIRQVLNELNQIDFNSSDDRHIFGDIYETILRDLQSAGNYGEFYTPRALTEFMTAIINPRLGEKVLDPACGTGGFLTCAIENIRRQDVKNVEDLQTLQSTIHGMEFKPLPFMLSVTNMILHDIEVPNVDYTDSLNREYTSIGAKDRVDVILANPPFGASVTDGVETNFPLNYRTTESADLFLLLMIRYLKDGGRAAIVLPDGSLTGDGVKQRIRQHWLEGCNLHTIVRLPNSVFQPYASVATNLLFFTKGEPTKEIWYWEHQLPEGVKSYSKTKPIQSAEFNRLKEWWNNRQESDQAWRVSIDTLTANSYNLDTKNPHIKDTGHAHTSAELLELLHQSFQKSDSLLQTLRKELACV
- the hsdR gene encoding EcoAI/FtnUII family type I restriction enzme subunit R yields the protein MTSKKNLSERDICTQYIVPALKKAGWDIERQVREEVSFTDGRIYVRGTSSARGSRKRADFILYYKPNIPIAVIEAKDNSHNVGDGMQQALGYAATLDIPVAFSSNGDGFVEHDRTGSSGSVERTLHLDDFPSPEELWQRYKTYKGIDTPHQEQIASFDYFYDGSGRAPRYYQQIAINRSVEAIAKGQDRILLVMATGTGKTYTAFQIIHRLWKSGTKKRILFLADRNALIDQTKRGDFKHFKDRMTVIRKKKIDKAFEIYLALYQGLTNYDEDSDAYREFSPDFFDLIVVDECHRGSASADSAWREILDYFKSATHIGLTATPKETKTVSNIEYFGEPLYTYSLRQGIADGFLAPYKVLRVGLNIDLEGWRPEEGQLDADGNPVDDRLYNTKDFDRNLVIDERTRTIARKVTEFLKKTDPFDKTIVFCVDIEHATRMRQALANANPEEVLKNHKYVMKITGDDDDGKRELDNFINPEERYPVIAVTSKLMTTGVDAQTCKLIVLDSNINSPTEFKQIIGRGTRINEEFGKRYFTIMDFRNVTDLFADPDFDGDPVMVKQLLADDELTEADIHPEDEPVVDEETGDEIPFGDDKPEVTYDRPEIIDGGGIVAEPLPKIYVAGVDVSILNERVQYLGANGKLTTGSLKEFTRTGLLNEFRTLDDFLSRWNSAEKKKAVIDQLAEHDIILENLLDETKKELDLFDLICHIAWDRPALTRRERAEQVTKRDYFTRYGDNARQVLQALLEKYAKDGIENIEEMKVLTIDPFKAIGTPAEIVHLFGGKEAYQAAVRELETEIYRMA
- a CDS encoding type IV toxin-antitoxin system AbiEi family antitoxin → MYLDLVDSLAAQGRSCFTYQEFFQLAGSSEIAVKSALHRLQKKGEIAMPYRGFYVILLPMHRIMGCVPAAQFIPHLMAHLGEVYYAGLLSAAEYHGAAHQRPQVFQVMVAKVRRPITCGNIRVQFIYRKNAAAIPTELRNTTAGTIKVSTPEATALDVVGYVSHCAGLDNVVTILSELAESVNPQRLAEVAELSPVSYAQRLGYLLELVGKKELAAPLADYVRSKRPIPTALTPRISTKGAKKDRRWQVYVNATIDPDI
- a CDS encoding metallophosphoesterase — protein: MLVRPFSDIHTEFWQPNEIPRILEMVIPPLPTDKETIALVAGDIGLAHRQETWLKVISLLAKRFLAVIYVEGNHFFYHNDFFGRIQELKAMLSFPKNVHFLENESVEINGVLFVGATLWTDFMEKDFFKMQNARKNMNDFIVIKKPDGTRLMPEETVDLFQESKRYIFETLENVGDRKSVVVTHHGISPLSIHERFRGDSLNCAFMTDISNEIIDHGPDLWVHGHTHNSFDYTLGRTRVVVNPYGYKDVEVNPQFDRQLVIEL